In Aspergillus fumigatus Af293 chromosome 6, whole genome shotgun sequence, the genomic window ACTGGGCCTCATCTCCGTTCGGATCAAACACAaagccttcctcctcgtcagacGACTCAACGTCATCTGACATGGGATCGATGGGCTTCGGATGCTTCTTGGACCGAGCTGCACCCTGGCACCACTGTCGAGGGCAGTAAACCGTCGACTTGTCAGACTcgagcttcttctttcttttcagaGAGACATAGCGCTGGACTGTCTCTTGGTCTAATGGTATCTGAAGCAGCTCGCTAGGGCTAAGAGTTCGATCGtgcttcttgcgctttttcAACTGGTTCCCTGCCTCGGCTATAtcatttttcttcttgccgcAATCAGGTGACAGACATTTGACGCTGTCAACATCTCCTTCTGTGATACAATTGTTGTAAAAGTCTTGCAGGCATGAAACGCAGAAAACATGGGAACAAAGCAGAAGGCGGTGGCAAACCGATCCCTTCTTGGGCTCGAGGCAAACTCCGCATTCGAAGGTCTCTTGTTCGAACTTTTCCCGCTCTGCCTTGTTGTTGAAATCCAGCAATGCGATTTTGATGTCACGGGGAAGTCGTACTTCCTGATCAGCCGTGTCGCTGACGCTGAAAGCTGTCTCTGCCAATTGTTGGAGGTGATCAATATACGTATACACAACAAGATCCCTCCCGCAATCTTCCCACAGACGGTTGCCATCCTCTGTGAGGCGCAAGATGATCGAGTGTGAGAGCCATGGTGGATTTGTCTCGAGCCTGAAAATGGGCGCCTTTTCAGAAGGGTAGCCTTCCGGGAGATCAATCTCAAGTCTGAGAGGCGGGAGATACGAGAGCGTATGAACGTCCCGTCCGTCGTCCTTAGTTGCAAATCCGAGCTCGACATCGCTGGCATCGAGGGAAGTAGGAGGAGTCAAAACCTCTGGGAATCCTGCGTCTAATTGTTGCTCAAAGCAGACAGGTAAGGGTGTTGAAGGTTTGACGGGTATATCCAAAGACGCCTTGAAGGGAGAGGTTGGATCTATTTTGATTTCAGGATAGATGGCAGTGATGGAGGACAGCTCGACTGAGCGTTCATCCTCCGACAAGTCGGACCCCGTCATGGTGAACAAGACTGAGAGACAAAAACAGGGGGCAGATCTGCCGATGGAGATTATCGAGATCAGAGGTTATATCTGGTGGCGAAGCGGAGTTTGGAACGGAGTTATACCAAACCCAACCATAGTATAAAATAGGAACGCTCGTGTCGTCTATAACATTCGCGAGCCAATGATCGACTGGAAATAAAAAATAGTCTATATTGACGCCCAATTGTAGATATGCCCGGGGTCGGGGACAGTAGCGTGGTGTCGGAGACTCGATCAATCCTAGCCGGGTCTATGCATTAGTAAAGAGGCCAAAGGTAGCTTGAAAACGAGTCGTGGCGGTCGAGAAGACGACCATGGATGAATTCTACCAACTCCTCAGGTACAATAAGCTCGTTGGATGATCACAATTGCCTATGAAGGCAACAGACCCGTCAAACAAAGAGATCGATATGAAGTCAAAGCGAGTCTTTGAACTGTTTGCAGTTTTCTAGAGGGAGTTGTCTGAGAAGATGAGTGGGAGAGCAAAATTTCGTGATAATAACGTGGGGAAAAGTGCGTCATGATTCGATTATAGAGATAAGAAGCCGAGTAATGGGAGACGGAGACTGGTCTTGTACCTGACACAACAGAGGAGCTCCGAAGAagcaagaggaggaaaggagCAAAGAACAGAGACTGCGTGAGTCATGAAAAGGACTTGATAAAAATAAGCGATTGCAATGGGCAGCAAAACGGTTGTTGTTTTATTGCTGCCCAGGCGCTGCTCTCACTTCCGTGCAGGTGTACGGTCCTTATAATTATCTACTTCGCAAAAAAGTGATGACAGACATGTTGACTGATTTCCACTACTGAGAGGTACCTGTTTACTTTTTACCTTGTTTTTTCTCTGGTTAGATTTCCGATATTTCGCGTCTTATCTTCGACTCATTATCTGATGTTATTTCCCCTCATTCCCAGTGCTGCTTTTAAAGCCTCAGCAGGATCTCGTTCATGTGATAAGAGTGGTTAAAGCAGCGGCCATGCACGGCCACGGTTATCGCTCTTTATCAGACCCATCGAGAACAACCACAGTATTCCGTGTTTCAATGAAAGTCGACCAGCACCGAGAATGTTTGAAGCCTAAATTGCGCTGTAAACCCCAGGTGACGGCGGCATTTTTGATTCGTATCACACTGCACACTCTCTTCATGATGTATACCACTTGAGTATCATCGGTCGAGATTCCTATCAGTTATCATCAACTTCACGGGTGCAGTGCAGGTGCTTACACCAATCCTTCCAAATAGATAGTCAAGCTGCCTATCTATTGTATACACATAACAGACAATATGGAAGATACACCACTGGCATCGCTGTCGTTAACCCATGTGCATTATGTGAGTCTCTGTTCGGAAAGGACTCAATCGCGGCCGGTTATCTCGAGCAGAACTTTAATGCTGACTTCCATACTTCATGTTCATAGAACCCTGAAGACCCGCTCTCCTTACTTTCGGCCTGGCTCGCCCTTGTACCCCAAGCGCTATGTGTGGCCTACGTGACACTGATCTGGGCTTCGAGAGAAATGGAGGTAATTCTCATGTTTTCTGGGCAAATGGGTTGTGAGGCATTCAATTTTGTGCTCAAGCGAATTATCAAAGAGGAAAGGCCAAAGCGTATGTGATAGGAGCAGAGGATACACGCGGCAAGTTACGTAGGCTAAAGACTGACCTTATCTAGAAATGCTTGGGAAAGGCTACGGAATGCCATCGTCCCACGCCCAATTTGTCACATATTTCGCTGTCTACCTGactctgttcctcctcgtccgacaTATTCCAACCGTTCCAAAGCCTGATACGACATCCTATTTTCTCATGCGGATGGCACTCGCTGCGGGAGTGTGTCTCGGGGCTGGCGCGGTGGCCACCAGCCGCATCTATTTGAACTATCATACTCCAAAACAGGTGCTAGCAGGATGTGCTGCTGGCGTTCTGTGTGCGGTATCCTGGTTTGTGGCTACGAGCTTTTTGCGGACGGAGGGTTATGTGGATTGGGTATTGGATCTGGGAATATCCCAATTCTTGAGACTTCGCGACTTAGTGGTAAGTCAGGATCTCGCAGAAGCCGGATGGCTCCAATGGGTAAGGCAGCGAAAGTTGAAGGGGCGAGGTCACAGTGATCAACCGTCGACCAAATCTGATTGAATTTTGGAGACTTCATGGACCTGCTGTCATAGCAGGTCGATCGCCCGTGTATGGGTTTCTATATGATACCCTAGCTTCCAGTGTGCTTGTGAGATAATATAGAACTGAATTTTACCTTAAGCAGTGTGTGAACTCCAAAGAACTTAGAATTGATGGCGATATACTTCCCATGTCAAGAACAATCCTGCTTTTGCTCTGTCCGCACTGCCCTGCAGCTGCATGCTTCTAGGTAGTTCTTCGCAAGAAGCAAAGTCATCGCAGTCAATTTAGCATCTCTCAATCTTTCTCGAGTCATGTCCTGGTCCAAAAAGTTGTTCCCGTCGTCTCAAAATATGTATAGGATCACGTGACACACTCAGCGGTGGGTGCGCGTGGACTGTCCGCCGCCATAAGTGATCTGTCAACTGCTTCGTCGTATGTGCAGAGGTGGAATCCCACAGGATGAATCTTGAGGACTAATAGCGATGCTTGGCCGCTTGAATTATCCAGAAATTTTCCTCAGTGGAAGACTTAGGCTTCTATCCGTATTTCTTTCCCTGCCCCTCATCTTTTGATTTCAGTTTGCTCGGAGAGACCATGATAGTATGGCTTTACAGTAACATTTTCCGTCTTTGTCCTAAGCCAGTTCCTCGAAACATTGAGACCACTTCTAGAGCTCAATGATGGATGATTCCATTGCGTCTTCTGACCCCACAATGGAGGAACATCATATTGTTAAGGCCGACGAGGTCGATCAAACAGGAACCGACATCACAACTGTGTCAGATGATCAGTTGATGGAAGAGGTCGCACAAGGCCTGCGACAGGAGCAAGCTTCCAAAGCGACGTCTGCTGGGCCAAATGAATCGCAAGAGCAAAGACCCAACCCATCGAGGCGTCCAGAACTGCGTCGGAATGTATCAGCTCCCCCGCCTCCTTTAcagcctccgcctcctgCCCCGGTGCAGCAACTGCCGGACAGACCGCCAGACTCGCTGAGTCTGGCTCAATTAAAACAAATAGTTCAGGATATGCCCAAGGTCAATCAACCTGCTTATGCATTCGAGTACGCTGACTCCCAGCCTCTTGTggaagaaatcgaagaaTGGTTTCAGTACAGCGAGTTTGATCGGATAATGCTCCTTGGCATGAAGTCTACATTTGAGCGAAAATGGGCTTCTTTCTGTGAGAATCAGTCTGCGGTTTCCGATCGGCTACCTTGGCTTGATGCTCCTCATGACTTACGCAAATCTTTCATGGAGCAGATAATAAACGGGCTACCGGATCGAGACATTTCTTCTCGTACCGAAGCATTAGAGGTTGTTTGCTATGCATTGACTGGTATCTGGGGTAGTACTGCTGGAAAAGCAGTCCCTGACTACCCAGAAGATCTGCCCCCGCAGGCAGTCACAGATACGCCCAACTCAAAATCACTGCAAATCATATGGATGCAGAGAAATGCCGAGCTTGTCAATGAGTGTTCAGGACTTGGCCCATTGCTCAGTTGCCTGTGCAAAGCTCTTGAGAAGAATCGGAGCTCATACAATCCCGAATCGGACGGCCTGGACTCGCACTCGGATTCCGCAAATGTTGCTGCGTCAGAACATGAGGTGAACCTTGTGCTTACGGCTTTATACATAGTCGTAGAGATTGGCCGAAGACAAGAGAAACATTCTCAAGATGTTTCCCTGCGAGATGCGCTCATGGGACTGAAGCCTAACTTGTCAGTCTTTCTTGTCGAAGTCATTGCGCGACTGCGGTGGGATGATTCAGCAAACATTCCGCTCACGCGAATCATCCTCCTTTTCTGGAAgtgtcttctccttttctttggGGGAAGTGATAGcttgaagaaagcaaaggaagagTTGGAGCCGCGAATGGAAGCACGGGAAAACTCTCCCAACCGAAGGACACCGTTTCTGACTGCTTCCCCCCTGGATTATCACCTGTTCCGGCAAGAGATCACATCAAAATACCCTGCTTACAACCCCCCACTGCCTGTCGTTCCTCTGGAGCTTGAAAACAACTCTattctccctcctcttcctcagcaTCCTAGCCGCACCAGTTCATCTACCGGTCTCTTTTCCGGAGTAGGTCCCTCTGTGGCTGGTGGAAACGGTTCTATCCTCCATCAGTCTGTCCACATCGCTACACCAGCACCATCACCTCCACCATCACCTATAGGACCCGGCGGTAAAGCGGGCAAGAAGCAGAATTACCAGACGAACCAGAACTTTCCTTTTATGTATCCTCCTTTGGATGACTCGAGCAATGATATCGGCGGAAAAGGCAGCGCTGAACGGCAAGATGCCCTCGTGGGAAAGCGGTGGGAAGGAAGTGATGTTCCGGCGTCAATCATTGAAGCCGGAAAGCTCTTCTCCACCCACGTTAAGATGACTAGAGCCATGCGCCAGCTGTGGGAAGAAAGGGAGCGTTTCATGAAATATGACCGCGGTTGGTATCTTGACGAGAACTCACCTAGCTCAGACGAGGACCCATCTGGTGAACTTGCTGAGGACCTGGAAAACCTGGTTTTAGAGGGGAGAAAAAAGTCGAGTCACAGTTGGGCCCCACAGAGGGAGACCGATAATGATGACATACAGCGCCGACTAGATGCTGTCGAATCGTTCTACGTACGTGTTCCCCTCTCTTCAACATGAATGACACACTCATGCGTTGATAGTCCCAAGTCTTGGTGCATCTACAGTCGATCACAATCGtcttcttgaagatcatTCTGACCAATGTCAGCGCTATGGTCAATCCGGCGAGTGGTCAGAATGGACATGCTATGAGGTACGTAGCAGACACTCTGTTGACAAACacaggaagaacaaggaaaTTGCTGACTTGATGGTTAGTGATGGCTACGGGGCCGTCAATGGATTCCCAGCTGCACCTAATAGCTTCTCGGACAGTTTTAATGCCGATGCTGCCATTGAGGAGCTTGACAACATTCGCCTACGAGAAATTACAGGGAAGGCTATATCGGGATCTTTATTGCTCATGTTGAAGTGGTTCAAGAGATCTCGTAAGTTACAAGTTCGAGGCCTATGTGACATGGTCTCTAACAGGCTGTAGATATATTAAAGTTTGAGTATATGACGCAGCTTTTGCTCGATTCGAACTACTTACCCCTGATTTTGAAGATGTTCGCGCACCAAGACATCGACCAGGCGATAGCACAGAAGAACGATCGTGAAGAACTAGGGTAGGTGCTCGTCAAATACTGATCACGGTTAAGTCACTAACTCTGAGCAGTTTCTTTCACTTTTGTCATGTTCATTCTGATCAACCGCCGAATTCAGCCGATAACTCAGAGGAGGACTCGTCACcgagtgatgatgaagctgtgCCCCCGCCTATTCTTCGGCACCGTCGTGACACGGATCCTGGCACCTCCTCAGTGCGACCACCGTCTCCCCAGGAGGCTCTCCCTGAGCTGGTAGAAGGCGCTCATCGTCCTGAAGTTGACGAATTGGGATTCCCGACAGCCCCTCCGCCGAAAGAGCCCATCACGGTGTTCTCGTTTCGGAACTTCTTCTCTGCCATCAATTACCTCCACATCATGCAGAAGATCACCCGCGACAAGGCACACAGATGTCTGCTCCTCGTTCAGTACAAGTCCAGCACCATCTTACGAAAGGGGCTCAAGATTCCTGATCCTCACTTGCGATTCTACACCCTGAAATTGTTCAAGTCTCAGGTGCCCTACTGTGGCCGCAAGTGGCGCCAGAGCAACATGCGCGTGATCACTGCAATCTATTTATACTGCCGCCCAGAGCTACGGGATGACTGGCTGGCTGGGTCGGATATTGACGCAGAAgtggaggaggcattgcCCCTGGAACAAGCCCTCAGAGGGCTGACACACTGGTGGCACCTACGTCGATACAAGGACGTGAtgggcggcggagaaggagcGTCCAtgatggaagaagagcgGGACTTCTTTGTACGCGAGTTGGAAGCTATGGGTTGGGGTTTTGCAGGTGAGGAAATGATGAATGAGGAAGCGGAAATGGCTGCCAACGGGGTCATGATGAATGGGACGGAATGGGACGGTGGCCCCTTGCAGATGGAAGGATGGTGATGTAAATATCTTTTTAGCGTTGAGAAACATATTGCCGCTACATTTTGTTGGAATGGCCGTCATGAAGTGTGGAATATATACCCCTCGGTAGTATAGTGGTAGAGTATCAGTTGGCCGTGATAGAACAGACGAACAAATAGATCAGTTGATAACGATAAGCCGGCAATCGATAAGCGCCAGATCACGTGAGCTCTTGCTACCgcaactttttttttcttgcgGAGAAAATCAGCTTTCGATCCATCAGGTCAACAGAAAACC contains:
- a CDS encoding FAR11/STRIP family protein, with translation MMDDSIASSDPTMEEHHIVKADEVDQTGTDITTVSDDQLMEEVAQGLRQEQASKATSAGPNESQEQRPNPSRRPELRRNVSAPPPPLQPPPPAPVQQLPDRPPDSLSLAQLKQIVQDMPKVNQPAYAFEYADSQPLVEEIEEWFQYSEFDRIMLLGMKSTFERKWASFCENQSAVSDRLPWLDAPHDLRKSFMEQIINGLPDRDISSRTEALEVVCYALTGIWGSTAGKAVPDYPEDLPPQAVTDTPNSKSLQIIWMQRNAELVNECSGLGPLLSCLCKALEKNRSSYNPESDGLDSHSDSANVAASEHEVNLVLTALYIVVEIGRRQEKHSQDVSLRDALMGLKPNLSVFLVEVIARLRWDDSANIPLTRIILLFWKCLLLFFGGSDSLKKAKEELEPRMEARENSPNRRTPFLTASPLDYHLFRQEITSKYPAYNPPLPVVPLELENNSILPPLPQHPSRTSSSTGLFSGVGPSVAGGNGSILHQSVHIATPAPSPPPSPIGPGGKAGKKQNYQTNQNFPFMYPPLDDSSNDIGGKGSAERQDALVGKRWEGSDVPASIIEAGKLFSTHVKMTRAMRQLWEERERFMKYDRGWYLDENSPSSDEDPSGELAEDLENLVLEGRKKSSHSWAPQRETDNDDIQRRLDAVESFYSQVLVHLQSITIVFLKIILTNVSAMVNPASGQNGHAMSDGYGAVNGFPAAPNSFSDSFNADAAIEELDNIRLREITGKAISGSLLLMLKWFKRSHILKFEYMTQLLLDSNYLPLILKMFAHQDIDQAIAQKNDREELGFFHFCHVHSDQPPNSADNSEEDSSPSDDEAVPPPILRHRRDTDPGTSSVRPPSPQEALPELVEGAHRPEVDELGFPTAPPPKEPITVFSFRNFFSAINYLHIMQKITRDKAHRCLLLVQYKSSTILRKGLKIPDPHLRFYTLKLFKSQVPYCGRKWRQSNMRVITAIYLYCRPELRDDWLAGSDIDAEVEEALPLEQALRGLTHWWHLRRYKDVMGGGEGASMMEEERDFFVRELEAMGWGFAGEEMMNEEAEMAANGVMMNGTEWDGGPLQMEGW
- a CDS encoding phosphatase PAP2 family protein codes for the protein MEDTPLASLSLTHVHYNPEDPLSLLSAWLALVPQALCVAYVTLIWASREMEVILMFSGQMGCEAFNFVLKRIIKEERPKQMLGKGYGMPSSHAQFVTYFAVYLTLFLLVRHIPTVPKPDTTSYFLMRMALAAGVCLGAGAVATSRIYLNYHTPKQVLAGCAAGVLCAVSWFVATSFLRTEGYVDWVLDLGISQFLRLRDLVVSQDLAEAGWLQWVRQRKLKGRGHSDQPSTKSD
- a CDS encoding RBR-type E3 ubiquitin transferase; the encoded protein is MTGSDLSEDERSVELSSITAIYPEIKIDPTSPFKASLDIPVKPSTPLPVCFEQQLDAGFPEVLTPPTSLDASDVELGFATKDDGRDVHTLSYLPPLRLEIDLPEGYPSEKAPIFRLETNPPWLSHSIILRLTEDGNRLWEDCGRDLVVYTYIDHLQQLAETAFSVSDTADQEVRLPRDIKIALLDFNNKAEREKFEQETFECGVCLEPKKGSVCHRLLLCSHVFCVSCLQDFYNNCITEGDVDSVKCLSPDCGKKKNDIAEAGNQLKKRKKHDRTLSPSELLQIPLDQETVQRYVSLKRKKKLESDKSTVYCPRQWCQGAARSKKHPKPIDPMSDDVESSDEEEGFVFDPNGDEAQLPPMADRVAICEDCNYAFCSVCKKGWHGELVRCFPRREAELSAEEKATEEYLRLYTSPCPTCDAPCQKRMGCNHMICFKCRTHFCYLCSSWLSEDNPYRHFNDINSRCYNRLWDLEGGDGIDPEGPEALHRIPNDLVVFDEPSDDEGAPILEFREAEVAHRRRPPPPAPVPPQVNQAAGGHGHRNRGNDANVLDAAGRAAAAERQAQARAIAEVRARPRQHDGPVAVQPPRPGRIHRPGLQRFLDLVQNDREDEWDSDELDDDF